One window of Campylobacter avium LMG 24591 genomic DNA carries:
- the ftsH gene encoding ATP-dependent zinc metalloprotease FtsH, whose protein sequence is MENNSQNKQQNNNNNNFFNKNPILVFAIFAILTIFLFKSFVDGSGGLLGGGESRTVPYSELKKMIEANQISQVSIGQSSIRALTTQNTVVVSKKVSNDPTLIELLDQKKISYGAYSESNWFTDMLFSWVLPIFIFFGIWMFLASRMQKNMGSSILGIGSSKKLVNSEKPKVKFNDVAGVEEAKEEIKEIVDFLKHPDRYIRLGAKIPKGLLLVGPPGTGKTLLAKAVAGEADVPFFSVSGSAFIEMFVGVGASRVRDLFENAKKEAPAIVFIDEIDAIGKSRAAGMMGGNDEREQTLNQLLAEMDGFGTEASPVIVLAATNRPEVLDAALLRPGRFDRQILVDKPDFKGRCDILKVHMQDVKISPEVKVEDIARLTAGLAGADLANIINEAALLAGRNSKKYVEQNDLVEAVERAIAGLEKKSRRINEKEKKIVTYHECGHALIAETTKGAKKVSKVSVIPRGLAALGYTLNTPEENKFLMQKHELLAEVDVLLGGRAAEEVFIGEISTGASNDLERATDIIKAMISMYGMSDIAGLMVLEKQRNTFLTGGQTVKDYSEKMAESLDDYVKKTLDDRYKDVKETLSAYKGAIETMVSALYEEETIDGDKVREIIKDFEEQNNMPSRLEKEDKKETAK, encoded by the coding sequence ATGGAAAATAACTCGCAAAATAAACAACAAAACAATAACAACAATAACTTTTTTAATAAAAATCCTATACTAGTATTTGCTATCTTTGCCATACTTACTATATTTTTATTTAAGAGTTTTGTAGATGGTTCAGGCGGTTTATTGGGCGGAGGTGAAAGCAGAACTGTGCCTTATTCTGAGCTTAAAAAGATGATAGAGGCTAATCAAATTTCACAAGTGAGCATAGGCCAAAGTAGTATTAGAGCTCTTACCACGCAAAACACTGTCGTTGTTTCCAAGAAAGTTAGCAATGACCCAACCTTAATCGAACTACTAGATCAAAAGAAAATTTCTTACGGAGCATACTCTGAAAGCAATTGGTTTACTGATATGCTCTTTTCTTGGGTTTTGCCTATCTTTATCTTTTTTGGAATTTGGATGTTTTTGGCTTCAAGAATGCAAAAAAATATGGGCTCATCTATACTTGGTATAGGAAGTTCCAAAAAGCTTGTAAATTCTGAAAAGCCTAAGGTTAAATTTAATGATGTTGCCGGAGTTGAGGAGGCAAAAGAGGAGATAAAGGAAATCGTTGATTTCTTAAAACATCCTGATAGATACATAAGGCTTGGTGCTAAAATTCCAAAAGGACTTCTTTTAGTGGGACCTCCGGGCACAGGTAAGACCTTGCTTGCTAAGGCAGTTGCTGGTGAAGCTGATGTGCCGTTTTTTAGTGTTTCGGGTTCAGCTTTTATAGAAATGTTTGTTGGCGTTGGCGCTAGTAGGGTAAGAGACCTTTTTGAAAATGCCAAAAAAGAAGCTCCTGCCATAGTTTTCATAGATGAGATAGATGCCATAGGTAAGTCTCGTGCTGCTGGCATGATGGGTGGAAATGATGAAAGAGAGCAAACCTTAAATCAGCTTTTAGCCGAAATGGACGGCTTTGGCACAGAAGCCTCTCCGGTTATAGTTTTAGCCGCCACAAACAGGCCTGAGGTGCTTGATGCAGCCTTGCTTAGGCCAGGTCGTTTTGATAGGCAAATTCTAGTTGATAAGCCTGATTTTAAAGGAAGATGTGATATTTTAAAGGTGCATATGCAAGATGTTAAAATTTCTCCTGAAGTAAAGGTTGAGGATATCGCAAGGCTTACTGCTGGTTTAGCGGGTGCTGATTTAGCAAATATCATAAACGAAGCCGCACTTTTAGCAGGTAGAAATTCTAAAAAATATGTAGAGCAAAATGATTTAGTAGAAGCCGTTGAAAGAGCCATAGCTGGACTTGAGAAAAAGTCTCGCCGTATAAATGAAAAGGAAAAGAAAATAGTTACTTATCATGAGTGCGGACACGCTTTGATAGCTGAAACCACAAAGGGAGCTAAAAAAGTAAGCAAGGTTTCGGTTATCCCTAGAGGTTTAGCAGCACTTGGATATACCTTAAACACACCTGAGGAAAATAAATTCCTTATGCAAAAACACGAGCTTTTAGCCGAAGTTGATGTGCTTTTGGGTGGCCGTGCGGCAGAGGAGGTTTTTATAGGTGAAATTTCAACCGGTGCTTCAAATGACTTGGAAAGGGCTACTGATATTATCAAGGCTATGATTTCTATGTATGGTATGAGTGATATTGCCGGTCTTATGGTGCTTGAAAAGCAAAGAAATACCTTTTTAACAGGCGGACAAACCGTTAAGGATTATTCAGAAAAAATGGCAGAATCGCTTGATGATTATGTTAAAAAAACCCTAGATGATAGATATAAAGATGTAAAAGAAACTCTTAGTGCTTATAAAGGTGCTATTGAAACTATGGTAAGTGCATTATATGAGGAAGAGACCATAGACGGAGATAAGGTAAGAGAAATCATAAAGGATTTTGAAGAGCAAAATAACATGCCAAGTAGGCTTGAAAAAGAGGATAAAAAAGAGACCGCAAAATGA
- a CDS encoding 50S ribosomal protein L11 methyltransferase, whose protein sequence is MQDCYNEFFFKLSDDNYNELFVELVFDLGFDAVEEKDGGFYVRSDESLDDLLWALQMLQENIRKKHKIDIKIHHTLSKKRNKDWIEEYKNSINPIQIDNVYIHSSWHKPKKECTNIKIDPALAFGSGHHESTNSCIKFIQKYAKKDYKALDLGCGSGILSILLAKMGCVVDACDIDEIAIESTVNNTKLNNVQLNKIWQGSIHKTKSKYDIIVANLTAEVLRTVKDELCVRLNNKSYLILSGILNKYEDDIKEDFASLKLVDSLKMHEWTSLVYEKE, encoded by the coding sequence GTGCAAGATTGCTACAACGAGTTTTTTTTCAAGCTCAGTGATGATAATTATAATGAACTCTTTGTAGAGCTTGTTTTTGATTTGGGTTTTGATGCTGTCGAGGAAAAGGACGGCGGTTTTTATGTAAGGTCGGATGAAAGCTTGGATGATTTGCTTTGGGCTTTACAGATGTTGCAGGAAAATATACGCAAAAAACACAAAATAGACATTAAAATTCATCACACTCTATCCAAAAAACGCAACAAAGACTGGATAGAGGAATACAAAAATAGTATAAACCCCATACAAATTGACAATGTTTATATACACAGCTCTTGGCATAAGCCAAAAAAAGAGTGCACTAATATCAAGATAGACCCGGCCTTAGCCTTTGGTTCGGGACATCACGAAAGCACAAATTCTTGCATAAAATTTATACAAAAATATGCTAAAAAAGATTATAAAGCCTTAGATTTGGGTTGTGGCAGCGGAATTTTATCTATCCTTTTAGCAAAGATGGGCTGTGTGGTTGATGCTTGCGATATAGATGAAATAGCCATTGAAAGCACTGTTAATAATACTAAATTAAATAATGTACAGTTGAACAAAATTTGGCAAGGCAGCATACATAAAACAAAATCTAAATATGATATCATAGTTGCAAATTTAACAGCTGAAGTGTTAAGAACTGTAAAAGACGAGCTTTGTGTCCGCTTAAATAATAAATCTTATTTAATATTATCTGGTATATTAAACAAATATGAGGATGATATCAAAGAGGATTTTGCTTCCTTAAAGCTTGTAGATTCTTTAAAGATGCATGAGTGGACCTCTTTAGTTTATGAAAAGGAATGA
- a CDS encoding chemotaxis response regulator CheY, with protein sequence MKLLVVDDSSTMRRIIKNTLERLGHTDILEAEHGLEAWDLLSQNDDVKVVITDWNMPEMNGLELVKKIRAEQKYEDMPIIMVTTEGGKAEVITALKSGVNNYIVKPFTPQVLKEKLEDVLGGVNDTIPE encoded by the coding sequence GTGAAACTATTAGTTGTTGACGATAGTTCTACTATGAGAAGAATTATCAAAAATACATTGGAAAGACTTGGTCATACGGATATTTTAGAGGCTGAACATGGTTTGGAAGCCTGGGATTTATTGAGTCAAAACGATGATGTGAAAGTAGTTATAACAGACTGGAATATGCCAGAAATGAACGGCTTGGAACTTGTTAAAAAAATAAGAGCCGAGCAAAAGTACGAAGATATGCCTATAATAATGGTAACGACAGAGGGTGGCAAAGCCGAGGTTATCACAGCCTTAAAATCAGGCGTTAATAACTACATAGTAAAGCCTTTCACCCCACAAGTGCTAAAAGAGAAATTAGAAGATGTTTTAGGTGGTGTTAACGATACAATTCCTGAATGA
- a CDS encoding radical SAM protein — MYVFGPVNSRRFGLSLGIDLSPGLKQCNYDCVYCELVAKKPLQRAKDLINFDDIIREIKEAFEKGLDFDFITLTANGEPTLYPKLKELIFAIKEIKKDKKLLILSNGSAVLDESKFEALLNLDVVKFSLDSAKSKTFFKIDRALKSINLELMIEKMSEFSRIFEGELVMEVLVVEGLNDNELEFKALNEAFKKIKAKRVDISSVDRPPAYPVKGVSDEKLASLASFIDCVPVYVAKRKNIKQNLDLSEEELLKLLSLRPLSEDDIEFRLSELSKQRLKILHSKALVRLENLAGVNFYRA, encoded by the coding sequence GTGTATGTATTTGGACCTGTAAATTCAAGGAGGTTTGGGCTTTCTTTGGGTATTGATTTAAGTCCGGGCTTAAAGCAGTGCAATTATGATTGCGTTTATTGCGAGTTAGTAGCAAAAAAGCCACTTCAAAGGGCTAAGGATTTAATAAATTTTGATGATATTATAAGAGAGATAAAAGAGGCTTTTGAAAAAGGGCTTGACTTTGATTTTATAACCCTTACGGCAAATGGCGAACCAACTCTTTATCCTAAGTTAAAGGAGCTTATTTTTGCTATAAAAGAGATAAAAAAAGATAAAAAGCTCTTGATTTTAAGCAATGGTTCTGCCGTTTTAGATGAAAGTAAATTTGAGGCTTTGCTTAATCTTGATGTGGTTAAATTTAGCCTTGATTCTGCAAAGTCAAAGACTTTTTTTAAGATAGATAGGGCTTTAAAAAGCATAAATTTAGAGCTTATGATAGAAAAAATGAGCGAGTTTAGCCGCATTTTTGAGGGCGAGTTAGTTATGGAAGTGCTTGTGGTAGAGGGACTAAATGACAATGAGCTTGAATTTAAGGCCTTAAACGAAGCTTTTAAAAAGATAAAAGCAAAAAGAGTGGATATAAGCAGCGTAGATAGACCACCAGCTTATCCTGTAAAGGGCGTGAGTGATGAAAAACTAGCCTCTTTAGCTTCTTTTATAGACTGCGTCCCTGTTTATGTGGCAAAGAGAAAAAATATCAAACAGAATTTAGACTTAAGCGAAGAGGAGCTTTTAAAACTGCTTTCCTTAAGGCCTTTGAGTGAGGATGATATAGAATTTAGACTTTCAGAACTTAGCAAGCAAAGGCTAAAAATATTACATAGCAAAGCACTTGTAAGGCTTGAAAATTTAGCCGGTGTGAATTTTTACAGGGCTTAG
- the hemE gene encoding uroporphyrinogen decarboxylase, whose translation MIFVDTCFKKQSEYKPVWMMRQAGRYLPEYMAVRKSVGDFLALCKDYKKASEVSLQPVEILDVDAAIIFSDILVVPLEMGMHLKFIQGEGPVFDNPISSLDDINALDENAFKRLTYVYDALKLTREKLSKDKALIGFCGSAWTIATYMIEGKGSKTYAKCKKMLYTKPELLHSLLDKINFALKFYLEEQIKAGANVVQIFDSWASALEKEAFFDFSFKYMKDLASYIKSKYPHIPIILFPKGISGFLDDINGDFDVFGVDWSTPLDLALEKLSPSYVLQGNLEPCRLYSKEAIKIGVENILNEVKNLPHIVNLGHGILPDIPVENAKYFVKLAQGKL comes from the coding sequence ATGATTTTTGTTGATACTTGTTTTAAAAAGCAAAGCGAATACAAACCTGTATGGATGATGAGGCAAGCGGGTAGATATTTACCCGAGTATATGGCTGTAAGAAAGAGTGTTGGTGATTTTTTAGCACTTTGCAAGGATTATAAAAAGGCTAGCGAGGTTAGCTTGCAACCTGTTGAAATTTTAGATGTGGATGCTGCCATAATCTTTTCTGATATACTTGTCGTGCCTTTAGAAATGGGTATGCACTTAAAATTCATACAAGGAGAAGGACCTGTATTTGATAATCCCATATCAAGCTTAGATGATATAAATGCTTTAGATGAAAATGCCTTTAAAAGGCTAACTTATGTTTATGATGCCTTAAAGCTTACTAGAGAAAAACTAAGCAAAGATAAAGCTTTGATAGGCTTTTGTGGCTCTGCTTGGACTATAGCAACTTATATGATAGAGGGTAAGGGCTCGAAAACTTACGCAAAATGTAAAAAAATGCTTTACACAAAGCCAGAGCTTTTGCATTCTTTGCTTGACAAGATAAATTTTGCCTTGAAATTTTACTTAGAAGAGCAGATTAAAGCAGGAGCAAATGTGGTGCAAATCTTTGATAGTTGGGCATCAGCCTTAGAAAAAGAAGCCTTTTTTGACTTTTCTTTTAAGTATATGAAAGACTTAGCTTCTTATATCAAGTCAAAATACCCTCATATACCTATCATCCTCTTTCCAAAAGGAATTTCTGGCTTTTTAGATGATATAAATGGGGACTTTGATGTTTTTGGGGTTGATTGGAGCACTCCTTTAGACTTAGCCTTAGAAAAACTAAGCCCTAGCTATGTTTTGCAAGGGAATTTAGAGCCTTGCCGTTTATACAGCAAAGAAGCCATAAAAATAGGTGTAGAGAATATTTTAAATGAGGTTAAAAATTTACCACATATTGTAAATTTAGGGCATGGTATACTGCCTGATATACCGGTTGAAAATGCTAAGTATTTTGTAAAACTAGCACAAGGTAAGCTTTAG
- a CDS encoding glycosyltransferase family 2 protein gives MKISILIPIYNVEKYLRHCLNSVLNQKDIKDVDLDIVLVDDGSTDKSLDIAIEYAKKDERIFVLSKANAGASTARNAAFELIKGTKLRELLEKNIQDENVFVKSYKNVRSFDKTDIKKLSKEDIDKNFIKLHERVYKTELKEINEFIVQDLPDDVYVHFLDSDDYLDERCISTCKRYIQEKDLSLYLHNLSSVDENSNTIKENIYIDVSKKPGFYQSGLDFLKQNNLYDFYFSCQGMFKAALLNSYKLRFASYMHYEDHDFAIILFSLSGKFFVDDRALLYYRSRSGSSMNSTKELEFPKTMPFYLENLRDYFKTYKELRLYYKIYSFCVAAGYIFKFYRQSVEIDKSFAKHKAFFDKCVLNLIKIFKISLKNDPLNIKKMLKSFSFDKKTIIFFFLKDLHRQPKKLRYIKNLRYLFKDKK, from the coding sequence ATGAAAATTTCTATCTTAATCCCAATTTATAATGTAGAAAAATATCTAAGGCACTGTTTAAATTCTGTTTTAAATCAAAAAGATATAAAAGATGTAGATTTAGACATAGTCTTAGTAGATGATGGCAGCACTGATAAAAGCCTTGATATAGCTATAGAATATGCTAAAAAAGATGAAAGAATTTTTGTCTTATCTAAGGCAAATGCCGGAGCTTCAACAGCTAGAAATGCAGCTTTTGAACTTATAAAAGGCACAAAGCTAAGAGAACTTTTAGAAAAAAATATACAAGATGAGAATGTATTTGTAAAATCTTATAAAAATGTTCGTAGTTTTGACAAAACTGATATCAAAAAACTAAGCAAAGAAGATATAGATAAGAATTTTATTAAACTACATGAAAGAGTTTATAAAACAGAACTAAAAGAGATAAATGAATTTATCGTTCAAGATTTGCCAGATGATGTTTATGTGCATTTTTTAGATTCTGATGATTATTTAGATGAAAGGTGTATAAGCACTTGTAAAAGATACATACAAGAAAAAGATTTGTCTTTATATCTGCATAATCTAAGCTCTGTTGATGAGAATTCTAATACAATAAAGGAAAATATATATATAGATGTTAGCAAAAAACCTGGTTTTTATCAAAGCGGACTTGATTTTTTAAAGCAAAACAATCTTTATGATTTTTACTTTTCTTGCCAGGGTATGTTTAAGGCTGCTTTGTTAAATTCATATAAATTAAGATTTGCTAGCTATATGCATTACGAGGATCACGACTTTGCTATTATACTATTTTCTTTAAGTGGAAAATTTTTTGTAGATGATAGGGCTTTGCTGTATTATAGAAGCAGGAGCGGCTCTTCTATGAATTCCACTAAAGAATTGGAATTTCCAAAGACTATGCCTTTTTATTTGGAAAATTTAAGGGATTATTTTAAAACTTACAAAGAACTTAGATTGTATTACAAGATTTATTCTTTTTGTGTAGCTGCAGGCTATATTTTTAAATTTTACAGGCAAAGCGTAGAGATTGATAAATCTTTTGCGAAGCACAAAGCTTTTTTTGATAAGTGTGTATTAAATTTGATAAAAATTTTTAAAATTTCTTTAAAAAATGATCCCTTAAATATCAAAAAAATGCTAAAATCCTTTTCTTTTGATAAAAAAACCATTATTTTTTTCTTTTTAAAAGATCTTCACAGACAACCTAAAAAGCTTAGGTATATTAAAAATTTAAGGTATTTATTCAAGGATAAGAAATGA
- a CDS encoding DNA polymerase III subunit gamma/tau, with protein MLQALAIKYRPKTFDELIGQDTVSTSLKFALDNDRLAHAYLFSGLRGSGKTSSARIFSRALVCEKGPSSNPCGECPQCKSALEGRHIDIIEMDAASNRGLDDIQELIEQTKYAPSMARFKIFIIDEVHMLTPQAANALLKTLEEPPSYVKFILATTDPLKLPATVLSRTQHFRFKQIPQSEILKHLAFVLEKEGVSFDENALKMIARSGGGSLRDTLTLLDQAIVFCENNISSDKIASMLGFLDPDKIKEFYICVLARDKDKMLDFLKDLQDYEASSVIDELLFYLKDSFFAKDKQFSLLIYERFFRILSRAKSMLAVCDDDSFVLCVMSFMMMEATYLREIDEEIETYKRQDVQKESKAQPISYTNDKKDSSKNPYELLLDSIYDRDFVLGDCFKKCTKFISFENNVLNISSNAKDEDRITLNNGFKLIQLILKELFGQGASIAVHKEKEIEFDKLQDIKQTNVKQDVLAKFDELKKDAKVYNPQQEAKETLDELFGTPQTE; from the coding sequence ATGCTACAAGCTTTAGCCATAAAATACAGACCAAAGACCTTTGATGAGCTAATAGGCCAAGATACTGTTAGCACCAGCTTAAAATTCGCACTTGATAATGATAGACTAGCCCATGCCTACCTTTTTTCAGGACTTAGGGGAAGTGGAAAAACCTCAAGTGCTAGAATTTTTTCCAGAGCCTTGGTTTGTGAAAAAGGACCTAGTTCAAATCCATGCGGTGAGTGTCCTCAGTGCAAATCAGCCTTAGAAGGAAGGCATATAGATATAATAGAAATGGACGCTGCTTCAAATCGCGGGCTTGATGACATACAAGAGTTGATAGAGCAGACCAAATACGCTCCTTCCATGGCTAGATTTAAAATTTTCATCATAGATGAGGTGCATATGCTTACACCTCAAGCTGCAAATGCGTTGTTAAAAACCTTAGAAGAACCACCTAGCTATGTTAAGTTTATACTTGCTACAACAGACCCTTTAAAATTACCTGCCACGGTGCTTTCAAGAACCCAGCATTTTAGATTTAAGCAAATTCCACAAAGTGAAATTTTAAAACATTTAGCCTTTGTTTTGGAAAAAGAAGGTGTTTCTTTTGATGAAAATGCTTTGAAAATGATAGCAAGAAGCGGGGGAGGCTCTTTAAGAGATACTTTGACACTGCTTGATCAAGCCATAGTTTTTTGCGAAAATAACATAAGCTCTGATAAAATAGCCTCTATGTTGGGTTTTTTAGACCCTGACAAGATTAAAGAATTTTATATTTGTGTTTTAGCAAGAGATAAGGATAAAATGCTTGATTTTTTAAAAGACTTGCAAGATTACGAGGCCTCGTCTGTTATCGATGAGCTTTTGTTTTATCTTAAGGATAGTTTTTTTGCCAAGGATAAGCAGTTTTCTTTATTGATTTATGAGAGATTTTTTAGAATTTTATCAAGAGCTAAAAGCATGCTTGCTGTTTGCGATGATGATAGTTTTGTTTTGTGCGTGATGTCTTTTATGATGATGGAAGCTACTTATTTAAGAGAAATTGACGAGGAAATTGAAACTTACAAAAGGCAAGATGTTCAAAAAGAAAGCAAGGCACAGCCTATATCTTATACAAATGATAAAAAAGATAGTAGCAAAAACCCTTACGAGCTTTTATTAGATAGTATTTATGATAGGGATTTTGTTCTTGGAGACTGCTTTAAAAAATGCACTAAATTTATAAGTTTTGAAAATAATGTTTTAAATATAAGTTCAAACGCTAAAGATGAGGATAGAATTACCCTAAATAATGGCTTTAAGCTTATACAGCTTATATTAAAGGAATTATTTGGACAAGGCGCAAGCATAGCAGTGCATAAGGAAAAGGAAATAGAATTTGATAAATTGCAAGATATTAAGCAAACAAATGTCAAGCAAGATGTGCTTGCTAAATTTGATGAGCTTAAAAAAGATGCAAAGGTTTATAACCCACAGCAAGAAGCTAAAGAAACTTTAGACGAGCTTTTTGGCACACCACAAACAGAGTAA
- the rho gene encoding transcription termination factor Rho has product MENNKKQRTHVPVDGYKIEDLKLLDLESLVSIANELSIENPREFRRQELIFEILKAQTKKGGFILFTGILEISPEGYGFLRGVDSNLSDSINDAYVSNSQIRKFALRVGDIVTGQVREPKDQEKYYALLKIEAINYMTLQEARQRPLFDNLTPIFPTEKIRLEYNSTKLTGRVIDLFTPIGKGQRGLIVAPPRTGKTELMKELATAISKNNPEVHLIVLLVDERPEEVTDMQRCVNGEVFSSTFDLPAYNHVRVAELVVEKAKRMVEMGKDVVILLDSITRLARAYNTATPSSGKVLSGGVDANALHKPKRFFGAARNIENGGSLTIIATALIETGSRMDEVIFEEFKGTGNSEIILDRNISDRRIYPAINIIKSGTRKEELLQDVNSLQKIWAIRSAISQMDDIEALKFLYAKMLKTKDNDELLSVMNE; this is encoded by the coding sequence ATGGAAAACAATAAAAAACAAAGAACTCATGTGCCTGTTGATGGTTATAAGATTGAGGATTTAAAGTTGCTTGACTTAGAAAGCTTAGTTTCTATAGCAAATGAGCTTAGCATAGAAAACCCAAGAGAATTTAGACGCCAAGAGCTTATTTTTGAGATATTAAAAGCACAGACCAAAAAGGGTGGCTTTATACTATTTACAGGGATTTTAGAAATATCACCGGAGGGTTATGGCTTTTTGCGTGGGGTTGATTCAAATTTAAGCGATAGCATAAATGACGCTTATGTTTCAAACTCACAAATTCGCAAATTCGCACTTAGAGTAGGCGACATAGTAACAGGCCAGGTTAGAGAACCAAAGGACCAAGAAAAATACTATGCCTTGCTTAAGATAGAAGCTATTAATTACATGACCTTGCAAGAGGCTAGGCAAAGGCCGTTATTTGATAACCTAACGCCTATTTTTCCAACCGAAAAAATAAGATTAGAGTATAATTCCACCAAGCTTACAGGACGGGTGATTGATTTATTTACCCCTATTGGCAAAGGACAAAGAGGGCTTATAGTAGCACCACCTAGAACAGGTAAAACCGAGCTTATGAAAGAGCTAGCCACAGCTATTTCTAAAAATAATCCAGAAGTGCATTTAATAGTTCTTTTGGTTGATGAGCGTCCAGAAGAAGTTACTGATATGCAAAGATGTGTAAATGGCGAGGTGTTTAGCTCGACCTTTGACCTACCAGCTTATAATCACGTAAGGGTTGCTGAACTTGTAGTAGAAAAGGCAAAGAGAATGGTTGAAATGGGCAAGGATGTGGTTATCTTGCTTGATAGTATCACAAGGCTTGCAAGGGCTTATAATACCGCTACGCCAAGTTCAGGCAAGGTTTTAAGTGGGGGAGTTGATGCAAATGCCCTACATAAGCCAAAAAGGTTTTTTGGAGCAGCTAGAAATATAGAAAATGGCGGATCTTTAACTATAATCGCTACTGCTTTGATAGAAACTGGTTCAAGAATGGATGAGGTTATTTTTGAGGAATTTAAGGGCACTGGAAATAGCGAGATTATACTTGATAGAAATATATCAGATAGAAGAATTTATCCTGCTATAAACATCATAAAATCAGGCACCAGAAAAGAAGAGCTTTTACAAGATGTAAATTCCTTGCAAAAAATTTGGGCTATTCGTTCAGCGATTTCTCAAATGGATGATATCGAAGCCTTGAAATTTTTGTATGCAAAAATGCTTAAAACAAAAGACAATGACGAGCTTTTATCTGTAATGAATGAGTAA
- a CDS encoding Cj0814 family flagellar-dependent secreted protein: protein MISFVSNTSNLYNANLDSKSVKSSSLNTNSASNFLKDKSEAVSEILGYGVDNEGFFTSDFNEAAGLPKDYKIYAKDIEDLLSSIKFGSSAKDVFFTEINLEKSLNNAYKVFSQLSDTTNFFRYDINSFKIDKIYKDEAEFMSQNNELFKVNAKFDFKEGESKGKALMSFVNSMNGNYGLFEGQTTIIAKMGGLDRSMSINEIKDLNDFLEKHPITQGFNDEITRKILLLPMQMQDIEDFKKEWLELKALNDELLKSKNENLQETNLNQKDLNLQENSNSKEKPKEKPFAPIQAESKSQTFTYDDIRKNFFLSFLENERKKGNDMLELLQSLFKVDKVDLRT, encoded by the coding sequence GTGATTTCTTTTGTGTCAAATACTTCAAATTTATATAATGCAAATTTAGATAGCAAAAGCGTTAAAAGCTCATCTTTAAACACAAATTCAGCTTCAAATTTTCTAAAAGATAAAAGCGAAGCTGTGAGTGAAATTCTAGGTTACGGTGTAGATAACGAGGGCTTTTTTACAAGTGATTTTAACGAAGCGGCGGGCTTGCCAAAAGACTATAAAATTTACGCCAAAGATATAGAGGATTTACTAAGTTCTATCAAATTTGGAAGTTCTGCTAAAGATGTATTTTTCACAGAGATAAATTTAGAAAAAAGCTTAAACAATGCTTACAAAGTCTTTTCACAACTTAGTGATACTACGAACTTCTTTAGATACGACATAAACAGCTTTAAGATTGATAAAATTTACAAAGATGAGGCTGAATTTATGTCGCAAAACAATGAGCTTTTTAAGGTAAATGCAAAATTTGATTTTAAGGAAGGAGAAAGCAAAGGTAAGGCTTTGATGTCCTTTGTAAATTCTATGAATGGCAACTACGGGCTTTTTGAGGGGCAAACTACTATCATTGCTAAAATGGGCGGACTTGATAGAAGTATGAGCATAAACGAGATAAAAGACTTAAACGACTTTTTGGAAAAACACCCTATCACACAGGGCTTTAATGATGAAATAACTAGAAAAATTCTACTTTTACCTATGCAAATGCAAGATATAGAGGACTTTAAAAAAGAATGGCTCGAACTAAAGGCTTTAAATGATGAATTGTTAAAAAGCAAGAATGAAAATTTGCAAGAAACAAATTTAAATCAAAAAGATTTGAATTTGCAAGAAAATTCAAATTCGAAAGAAAAACCAAAAGAAAAACCTTTCGCCCCCATACAAGCAGAAAGCAAATCTCAAACCTTTACTTACGATGATATAAGAAAAAACTTCTTTCTAAGCTTTTTAGAAAATGAAAGAAAAAAGGGAAATGATATGCTAGAGCTCTTGCAGTCTTTGTTTAAGGTGGATAAGGTGGATTTAAGGACTTAG